In a genomic window of Lacrimispora sp. BS-2:
- a CDS encoding response regulator transcription factor, with product MQNILVCDDDKQIVEAIDIYLTGEGFHVIKAYDGYDALKLLEGQDVDLMILDVMMPGLDGIRTTLKVRETSSIPIIILSAKSEDTDKILGLNIGADDYITKPFNPLELVARVKSQLRRYTQLGNMNQQPAGQVYKCGGLAINDDNKEVFVEGELIKLTPIEYNILLLLVKNAGKVFSIDEIYEQIWNEEAIGADNTVAVHIRHIREKIEINPREPRYLKVVWGVGYKIEKQ from the coding sequence ATGCAGAATATTTTAGTATGTGATGATGACAAACAAATCGTGGAAGCTATTGATATATATTTAACAGGAGAAGGGTTTCATGTGATTAAGGCCTATGACGGCTACGATGCCTTAAAGCTTCTGGAAGGACAGGACGTGGATTTAATGATTCTGGATGTGATGATGCCAGGCCTTGACGGGATACGGACCACGTTAAAGGTCCGTGAGACAAGCAGCATCCCCATCATTATCCTTTCCGCCAAATCCGAGGATACGGATAAAATCCTGGGACTGAATATCGGAGCAGATGATTATATCACCAAACCCTTTAATCCGCTGGAACTGGTAGCAAGGGTAAAATCCCAGCTGCGCCGTTATACCCAGCTTGGCAATATGAACCAGCAGCCTGCCGGACAAGTGTATAAATGCGGAGGCCTGGCCATTAATGACGACAATAAGGAAGTTTTTGTAGAAGGGGAACTGATCAAACTGACCCCCATTGAGTACAACATCCTTCTGCTTCTGGTGAAGAATGCGGGAAAAGTATTTTCCATTGATGAGATCTACGAGCAGATCTGGAATGAAGAAGCCATCGGCGCCGACAACACCGTTGCAGTACACATCCGGCATATCCGGGAAAAGATCGAAATCAACCCCAGAGAACCACGTTATTTAAAAGTGGTATGGGGCGTAGGCTATAAGATCGAGAAACAATAG
- a CDS encoding peptidoglycan-binding protein — MNIKIRWERRSAYSVFLAAATVSLLAGCNKTETAAELGKDATPSIAISIENELQPVDVLTPGGDLMPRLLKVPEQKENPIPEYLRNGVEHPVVASLQERLMNLGFMDNDEPTQYFGNVTEAAVKTFQRQNGLAQDGIVGPETLTAIMTPAAKYYAVSKGVEGDDISRIQSRLYELGYLAGAGQVSGSFGDETEAAVMKLQEVNGLNIDGKVGRQTINLLYSEEIKPNFLSYGEKSDVVLTSQQRLKELGYLTTTPDGAYGNDTVTAVKQFQSRNDLVVDGYLGPSTRITLMSAGAQPNGLTLGEQGESVTRIQQLLNKYGYLASANVTGYYGELTEKAVKEFQNNNGLKADGSVGQLTMSKLTGSGIKSAGSSGSSGGSSKGGTVKGGSGVSGLLSIARSKVGRPYVWGAKGSESFDCSGFVYWSLNQAGVRQSYLTSSGWRNVGKYTKITSFGSLKAGDIIVVSGHVGIVAGGGSVIDASSSNGRVVERSLSSWWKNNFICGWRIFG; from the coding sequence ATGAATATAAAAATAAGATGGGAAAGGCGTTCTGCCTATTCTGTGTTTCTGGCAGCAGCAACGGTTTCTTTGTTAGCAGGATGCAATAAAACGGAAACAGCAGCGGAGCTTGGAAAGGATGCCACGCCATCCATTGCCATATCGATAGAAAATGAACTGCAGCCTGTTGATGTACTTACTCCCGGAGGAGATCTGATGCCAAGGCTTCTTAAGGTACCGGAACAAAAGGAAAATCCTATCCCTGAGTATTTGCGGAATGGGGTAGAGCATCCGGTGGTTGCCAGCCTTCAGGAGCGTTTGATGAATTTGGGCTTTATGGATAATGATGAGCCCACCCAGTACTTTGGAAATGTGACTGAGGCTGCTGTTAAGACCTTCCAGCGCCAGAACGGCCTGGCTCAGGATGGAATTGTAGGGCCTGAAACCCTGACTGCCATTATGACGCCGGCTGCCAAATATTATGCTGTGTCAAAGGGTGTGGAGGGCGACGACATATCACGGATTCAGAGCCGCCTTTATGAATTGGGGTATCTTGCCGGTGCGGGCCAGGTATCCGGTTCTTTTGGAGATGAAACAGAGGCCGCGGTCATGAAGCTTCAGGAGGTCAACGGCTTAAACATAGATGGAAAAGTAGGACGTCAGACCATAAATCTTCTCTACAGTGAAGAGATTAAGCCAAACTTCCTGTCATATGGTGAAAAGAGCGATGTAGTTTTAACCAGCCAGCAGCGTCTTAAGGAGCTGGGGTATTTAACAACTACTCCGGATGGGGCCTATGGAAATGATACGGTGACAGCGGTGAAACAGTTCCAGTCCCGGAATGACCTGGTTGTGGATGGGTATTTAGGACCTTCCACCCGGATCACCTTAATGAGCGCAGGGGCGCAGCCAAACGGCCTGACCCTTGGTGAACAGGGAGAATCGGTTACCAGGATCCAGCAGCTGTTAAATAAATACGGGTACCTGGCTTCTGCAAATGTTACAGGATATTACGGTGAATTGACGGAAAAGGCGGTTAAGGAATTCCAAAACAACAATGGACTGAAAGCAGATGGTTCTGTGGGACAGCTTACCATGAGTAAACTTACTGGGAGCGGCATAAAATCCGCAGGCTCTTCCGGATCCTCAGGCGGTTCCTCCAAGGGCGGTACGGTTAAGGGCGGTTCCGGTGTAAGCGGTCTGCTTTCCATTGCCAGATCCAAGGTGGGACGCCCCTATGTATGGGGTGCCAAGGGCTCGGAGTCCTTTGACTGTTCGGGATTCGTCTACTGGTCTCTCAACCAGGCCGGCGTCAGACAGAGCTATCTGACCTCTTCCGGTTGGAGAAATGTAGGTAAATATACGAAGATCACCAGCTTTGGAAGCCTGAAGGCAGGCGATATCATCGTGGTAAGCGGCCATGTGGGAATCGTAGCCGGAGGCGGAAGCGTCATTGATGCTTCCTCCAGTAACGGGCGGGTAGTAGAACGTTCCTTAAGCTCCTGGTGGAAGAATAACTTTATCTGCGGCTGGCGTATATTTGGATAG
- a CDS encoding ZIP family metal transporter, whose product MTPVLWAAGGTGFTFLMTTLGASVVFFFRKDVNQSVQRIFLGFAAGVMIAASVWSLLIPAIEEAEAVGTPGWIPAAGGFVLGVLFLILLDTLLPHLHPDMNGSRTNEAEGLSSTWKRTTLLVMAVTLHNIPEGMAVGLAFALAAQHGSDPSLYTAAVALAIGIGIQNFPEGAAISLPLRQEGLSTGKAFLRGSLSGIVEPIFGILTVIVAGSILPLMPWLLSFAAGAMMYVVVEELIPEAHLGEHSNVGTLGVMFGFLIMMILDVALG is encoded by the coding sequence ATGACGCCTGTTTTGTGGGCTGCCGGCGGTACCGGCTTTACATTTCTTATGACTACTTTGGGAGCTTCGGTCGTATTCTTTTTCCGGAAGGACGTAAATCAGTCTGTTCAGAGAATCTTCCTCGGCTTTGCTGCCGGTGTTATGATCGCGGCCTCAGTATGGTCGCTTCTCATTCCGGCCATCGAGGAAGCCGAAGCGGTCGGGACTCCGGGCTGGATACCCGCTGCCGGAGGCTTTGTCCTTGGAGTACTTTTTCTTATACTGTTGGACACCCTTCTTCCTCACCTTCATCCAGACATGAATGGAAGCAGAACCAATGAGGCGGAAGGACTATCTTCCACCTGGAAGCGGACTACCCTGTTAGTAATGGCTGTGACGCTTCATAACATTCCGGAAGGCATGGCCGTTGGACTGGCTTTTGCCCTGGCTGCCCAGCATGGAAGTGATCCGTCCCTTTATACTGCTGCCGTGGCTCTTGCTATCGGCATCGGAATCCAGAACTTCCCGGAAGGCGCTGCCATTTCCCTGCCCTTAAGGCAGGAAGGGCTTTCTACGGGAAAGGCATTTTTGCGAGGCAGCTTATCCGGGATCGTGGAGCCTATATTCGGTATCCTGACCGTAATCGTGGCAGGCAGCATCCTGCCGCTTATGCCATGGCTTCTGTCCTTTGCGGCCGGTGCCATGATGTACGTGGTGGTGGAAGAGCTGATTCCTGAGGCTCATTTAGGAGAACATTCCAATGTGGGAACCCTTGGGGTTATGTTTGGATTTTTGATCATGATGATTTTAGACGTGGCTTTGGGATAA
- a CDS encoding HAMP domain-containing sensor histidine kinase translates to MKKRKDFAALMHMLFSLLVVIGVSIMYSNSHYGEGIRWVTHETYEDTPEFTRQLKSDIDDIFNYVKYKEIFETNGKLDYSKPIVRVMEGPGTIREYTVDEMMRRAKSLGYYLNEQFKVSGGQPAADDTDSYVRVDYRAYEPDFKITEPGEAFLTMDQIAYEVLTHLGNYYSFYYRFIQNPSNLKFEVLYQNTEEDYKLYNNVSGKGINDFKAMGRYLYVTGEALYVDSNLTTVPKNVSSLLEKMNPYNNGNYHMTVAVDTSYPYGDAYARASASYDRMRLLFIVGMISLCLGILGCMATLYALVSLTGQPDTEQDRGPLKRIDQLPAESCLLLYCGAAIITLFLANRLAYKIIHLFFAVDQWNYGELALRVLIYYAAGLSAALSLLKRYKAGSLWTGSLMHRGLNNLSLYFKNHRFTTRIMLSYAMFLIFNIAMTMAFAFLLFTYNSLASRFLMGAVALLLFCMDYWVFHQMYKNAWETDQINEALFNISRGDTTYKIDTLTFNGKARELAENINHISTGLETALQEKVRSERLKADLITNVSHDIKTPLTSIINYVDLIKREKIQDPKIQGYLEVLEQKSQRLKTLTEDLVEASKASSGNLKLEITSIDFVQLIHQTNGEFEEKFALRHLELVSTLPAETILIEADGRYLWRVLENLYNNAFKYAMEHSRVYAEITVEGDMAVFTMKNISQNPLNIHADELTERFVRGDVARTTEGSGLGISIAKSLAELQGGELRLYIDGDLFKAGVAFPVKK, encoded by the coding sequence ATGAAAAAAAGAAAAGATTTTGCGGCTCTTATGCATATGCTCTTCTCCCTTCTTGTTGTCATCGGCGTTTCCATCATGTACAGCAATTCCCACTACGGAGAGGGGATCCGCTGGGTCACCCATGAAACCTATGAGGACACGCCTGAATTCACCCGCCAGCTTAAATCTGATATCGATGATATTTTTAATTATGTAAAATATAAGGAAATATTTGAGACCAACGGAAAGCTTGACTATTCAAAGCCCATTGTCCGGGTCATGGAAGGCCCGGGAACCATAAGGGAATATACGGTGGATGAGATGATGCGCAGGGCCAAATCCCTTGGCTATTATCTCAATGAGCAGTTTAAGGTGAGCGGAGGACAGCCGGCTGCGGATGACACAGATTCGTATGTACGTGTGGATTACCGGGCCTATGAACCGGATTTTAAGATAACGGAGCCTGGAGAAGCATTTCTCACTATGGATCAGATTGCCTATGAGGTACTGACCCATTTGGGCAACTACTACTCTTTTTATTACCGCTTCATCCAGAATCCCAGCAATTTAAAGTTTGAAGTACTCTATCAGAACACTGAGGAGGATTATAAGTTATACAACAACGTTTCAGGCAAAGGCATCAATGACTTTAAGGCCATGGGAAGATACCTTTACGTAACAGGAGAAGCTCTATACGTGGATTCCAACTTAACAACTGTCCCCAAGAATGTTTCTTCCCTGTTAGAAAAGATGAATCCCTATAACAACGGCAATTATCATATGACAGTAGCCGTGGATACTTCCTATCCTTATGGTGATGCTTACGCACGGGCTTCCGCTTCCTATGACCGTATGCGTCTGTTATTCATTGTCGGAATGATCAGCCTTTGCCTGGGAATCTTAGGCTGCATGGCGACCCTGTACGCACTGGTAAGCCTGACCGGACAGCCTGACACGGAACAGGACCGGGGTCCCTTAAAACGGATTGACCAGCTTCCTGCTGAAAGCTGTCTGCTCCTGTATTGCGGGGCTGCCATCATCACCTTGTTTCTGGCAAACCGGCTGGCATATAAGATCATCCACCTCTTTTTTGCCGTTGACCAATGGAATTATGGAGAGCTGGCCCTTCGGGTCCTCATTTATTACGCCGCCGGACTTTCTGCCGCCTTAAGCCTTTTAAAACGTTATAAGGCAGGCAGCCTCTGGACCGGAAGCCTTATGCACCGGGGACTAAATAACCTGTCCCTGTATTTTAAAAATCACCGTTTCACCACCCGGATCATGCTTTCTTATGCCATGTTCCTGATTTTTAACATTGCCATGACAATGGCTTTTGCTTTCCTTTTATTTACCTATAACAGCTTAGCGTCCCGGTTCCTTATGGGGGCGGTTGCTCTGCTGCTTTTCTGCATGGATTACTGGGTATTCCATCAGATGTACAAAAACGCATGGGAAACTGATCAGATCAATGAGGCCCTTTTTAATATTTCCAGAGGGGATACCACTTATAAGATCGATACCCTGACATTTAACGGAAAAGCGCGGGAACTGGCAGAAAACATCAATCACATCAGCACCGGACTTGAAACCGCACTCCAGGAAAAGGTACGGAGTGAGCGCTTAAAGGCGGATTTAATCACCAATGTGTCCCATGATATTAAGACTCCCCTTACATCCATCATAAACTATGTGGACCTTATAAAAAGGGAAAAGATTCAGGATCCAAAGATTCAGGGATACTTAGAAGTTCTGGAACAGAAGTCCCAGCGGTTAAAGACTTTGACAGAAGATCTGGTGGAGGCCTCAAAGGCAAGCTCCGGAAATTTAAAGCTGGAGATCACCAGCATTGACTTTGTACAGCTCATCCATCAGACTAACGGAGAATTTGAAGAAAAGTTTGCCCTCCGTCACCTGGAACTGGTTTCCACCCTTCCGGCCGAAACCATCCTGATCGAGGCGGACGGCCGGTATCTGTGGAGAGTGCTTGAGAATCTTTATAACAATGCCTTCAAGTATGCCATGGAACACAGCCGGGTATACGCAGAGATTACAGTAGAAGGGGATATGGCGGTTTTCACCATGAAGAATATATCCCAAAACCCGTTAAACATTCATGCGGACGAGCTGACCGAGCGCTTTGTCAGAGGGGATGTTGCCCGGACCACAGAAGGAAGCGGACTGGGGATCTCCATCGCTAAAAGCCTGGCCGAGCTTCAGGGCGGAGAATTAAGGCTTTATATTGACGGAGATCTATTTAAAGCAGGTGTGGCCTTCCCTGTCAAGAAATAA
- a CDS encoding MATE family efflux transporter, with product MSMKTQKKAINMVTDSPGRALLLFALPLILGNLFQQFYNIIDSVVVGRFVGEEALASVGASYSITNVFIAIAVGGGIGSSVVVSQFLGAKQTGNMKTAISTTLINFLSIGVILGGLGLLFNNRILSFMNTPENVFYDASVYLGIYFIGLPFLFMYNVQASVFQALGDSKTPLYLLVFSSLLNVVLDLLLVTQFFMGVAGVAIATLIAQGISAVMSFLILIKRLKGYETTEPFRLYDWNMMLHMMRVAIPSTLQQSIVHIGMLLVQSVVNVFGSAVMAGFAAGTRIESICIVPMLALGNAMSTFTAQNIGAGRTDRVKKGYRYCYLMAGVFAVIICVIMETWGDWFIRSFLNEGSAETAFQTGMDYIRFISFFYICIGCKATTDGLLRGAGDVVVFTAANLVNLAIRVSVAAVFAPIIGVQAVWFAVPMGWTANYIISFLRYLTGKWERIRLIS from the coding sequence ATGAGTATGAAAACACAGAAAAAAGCAATTAATATGGTAACAGATTCACCGGGAAGGGCCCTTTTGCTCTTTGCCCTTCCCCTGATTCTTGGAAATTTATTTCAGCAGTTTTATAACATCATAGACTCTGTGGTGGTTGGACGGTTTGTGGGGGAAGAAGCCCTGGCATCGGTAGGTGCCTCTTATTCCATTACAAACGTGTTTATTGCCATCGCGGTAGGCGGCGGAATCGGCAGTTCCGTAGTGGTGTCCCAGTTTTTAGGGGCAAAACAGACCGGAAACATGAAAACCGCCATATCCACCACTCTTATTAATTTCTTGTCCATAGGAGTGATACTGGGCGGTCTGGGACTTCTTTTCAATAACCGGATTTTAAGCTTCATGAATACCCCGGAGAATGTATTTTATGATGCCTCGGTGTACCTGGGTATTTATTTTATAGGGCTGCCTTTCCTATTCATGTATAATGTGCAGGCATCTGTTTTTCAGGCTCTGGGAGATTCGAAAACTCCCTTATATCTGCTGGTCTTTTCCTCTCTTTTAAATGTAGTACTGGATCTGCTGCTGGTGACCCAGTTTTTCATGGGGGTAGCCGGTGTGGCGATTGCCACTTTGATAGCCCAGGGAATTTCCGCTGTCATGTCTTTTCTCATTTTGATAAAGCGGTTAAAGGGGTATGAGACAACAGAGCCGTTTCGGCTTTATGACTGGAATATGATGCTCCATATGATGCGGGTCGCCATTCCCTCCACCCTTCAGCAGTCCATCGTCCATATCGGAATGCTTCTGGTGCAGTCTGTTGTCAATGTATTTGGTTCTGCGGTCATGGCGGGCTTTGCGGCAGGAACCAGGATTGAATCCATCTGCATTGTTCCCATGCTTGCCCTGGGAAATGCCATGTCCACCTTCACGGCACAGAACATAGGCGCAGGAAGGACAGACCGGGTAAAAAAGGGCTACCGTTACTGCTATCTCATGGCAGGTGTTTTTGCAGTTATCATATGTGTTATTATGGAAACTTGGGGAGATTGGTTTATACGAAGCTTTTTAAATGAAGGCAGTGCAGAAACTGCATTTCAGACAGGTATGGATTATATCCGGTTCATTTCATTCTTTTATATCTGCATTGGCTGCAAGGCGACCACAGACGGGCTTTTGCGCGGCGCAGGAGATGTGGTGGTATTTACTGCCGCCAATCTGGTGAATCTGGCGATCCGGGTGTCGGTGGCAGCTGTGTTCGCTCCCATTATTGGCGTCCAGGCCGTTTGGTTTGCAGTTCCAATGGGCTGGACGGCCAATTATATCATATCATTCCTCCGATATCTGACGGGAAAATGGGAGAGGATACGGCTTATTTCTTGA